A stretch of Desulfurivibrio alkaliphilus AHT 2 DNA encodes these proteins:
- the lpxL gene encoding LpxL/LpxP family Kdo(2)-lipid IV(A) lauroyl/palmitoleoyl acyltransferase, which yields MKEKKKKKKKLWKKRWKRFKRGQQSSPWTPLSWLSWLGMGLFWLLIQLPTRWLQRLGRGLGLVLYTLLPGRRQIARTNLQLCFPELTDREREHLVRENFASSAMAIFEALLGWWGSDRRIAALYTVEGEENLAAARADGSGVILLGGHYTTLEISGRLFGPHVQGIYPIYKPAKNPVVERLMVQARKRYFDDLLPNTDLRGVVRQLRRGNATWYAPDQDFGRRDTVFAPFMGVPAASLVATARLAKLGRAKVLPFYSQRLPDGRYLVRIEPALENFPSGDDVADATTVNQVIEKQVRRAPEQYLWIHQRFKTRPPGEPDLYR from the coding sequence ATGAAAGAAAAGAAAAAGAAGAAAAAAAAACTGTGGAAAAAACGCTGGAAACGCTTTAAGCGTGGCCAGCAAAGTTCGCCCTGGACCCCGCTGAGCTGGCTGAGCTGGCTCGGGATGGGCCTGTTCTGGCTGCTCATCCAGTTGCCCACCCGCTGGCTGCAGCGGCTGGGCCGGGGGCTGGGGTTAGTTCTTTACACCCTGCTGCCGGGGCGCAGGCAGATCGCCCGCACCAACCTGCAACTATGTTTCCCGGAATTAACCGACCGGGAACGTGAACATCTGGTGCGGGAGAACTTCGCCTCCAGCGCCATGGCCATCTTCGAGGCCCTGCTGGGCTGGTGGGGCAGCGACAGGCGGATTGCCGCCCTCTACACGGTGGAAGGCGAAGAAAACCTGGCGGCGGCCAGGGCCGACGGCAGCGGGGTGATTCTGCTGGGTGGCCACTACACCACGCTGGAGATCAGCGGCCGCCTTTTCGGCCCCCACGTCCAGGGGATCTACCCCATCTACAAGCCGGCCAAAAACCCGGTGGTGGAGCGGCTGATGGTTCAGGCCCGCAAACGCTATTTCGACGACCTGCTGCCCAACACCGATCTGCGCGGGGTGGTGCGACAACTGCGCCGGGGCAATGCCACCTGGTATGCCCCGGACCAGGATTTCGGCCGCCGGGACACGGTCTTTGCCCCCTTCATGGGCGTGCCCGCCGCCTCCCTGGTGGCCACCGCCCGGCTGGCCAAGCTGGGCCGAGCCAAGGTGCTGCCTTTCTACTCCCAACGGCTGCCCGACGGCCGTTATCTGGTCCGCATTGAACCGGCCCTGGAGAATTTTCCCAGCGGCGACGATGTGGCCGATGCCACCACGGTGAACCAGGTCATTGAAAAGCAGGTGCGCCGCGCGCCGGAACAGTACCTGTGGATCCACCAAAGGTTCAAGACCAGGCCGCCCGGCGAACCGGATCTTTACCGGTAA
- the cysS gene encoding cysteine--tRNA ligase, which produces MPILIHNTKTARKEKLAPLEEGHVKMYVCGITAYDYCHIGHARSVLVFDMIYRYLQHRGYRVTFVRNFTDIDDKIIKRAQEQGTTCTELSQRFIAKFHEDMTALNTLPPTLEPLATEHLPEMIAMIEELVAKDLAYEAQGDVYYRVQRFAGYGVLSGRGLEDMQAGARVAVNDNKEHPMDFVLWKASKPGEPAWDSPWGPGRPGWHIECSAMGKKYLGETFDIHGGGKDLVFPHHENEIAQSEGASGKSFANLWVHHGFVTIKDEKMSKSLGNFLTIREVLERHPAEALRLFVFSTHYRNPLDYSETALQDAEAALTRIYSALAATAQLPGAAGDPSPSASVVGEKDRDKLAKLEQSFHQAMDIDFNSALALGRIFDAIKIINKVRQALPANPAPQDLQLLQQTAATIRDLTAVFGLAQEEPVSWLEKRQQRLLAQLSIKPAEIEALLEQREQARRDKDWAEADRIRDQLLQQRIVIKDGPDGTKWEVLQEQQS; this is translated from the coding sequence ATGCCCATTCTCATCCACAACACCAAAACCGCTCGCAAAGAAAAACTGGCCCCCCTGGAAGAAGGTCATGTAAAGATGTACGTCTGCGGGATTACCGCCTACGACTATTGCCATATCGGCCACGCCCGCTCGGTGCTGGTCTTCGACATGATTTACCGCTACCTGCAGCACCGCGGCTATCGTGTTACCTTTGTCCGCAATTTTACTGATATCGACGACAAGATCATCAAGCGGGCGCAGGAACAGGGCACCACTTGTACCGAACTCTCCCAGCGTTTCATCGCCAAGTTCCATGAGGATATGACGGCCTTGAACACCCTGCCGCCCACCCTGGAGCCCCTGGCCACCGAGCATCTGCCGGAGATGATCGCCATGATCGAAGAACTGGTTGCCAAGGACCTGGCCTATGAGGCCCAGGGAGATGTTTACTACCGGGTGCAGCGTTTCGCCGGCTACGGGGTCCTGTCCGGCCGCGGCCTGGAAGACATGCAGGCCGGGGCCCGGGTGGCGGTCAACGACAACAAGGAACACCCCATGGATTTTGTGCTCTGGAAGGCCAGCAAGCCCGGTGAGCCGGCCTGGGACAGCCCCTGGGGGCCGGGGCGGCCGGGCTGGCACATCGAATGCTCGGCCATGGGCAAAAAGTACCTGGGGGAAACCTTCGACATCCATGGCGGCGGCAAGGATCTGGTTTTCCCCCACCATGAAAACGAGATCGCCCAGAGCGAGGGGGCCAGCGGCAAATCTTTTGCCAACCTGTGGGTCCACCATGGTTTTGTGACCATCAAAGATGAAAAGATGTCCAAATCTCTGGGCAACTTTTTAACCATCCGCGAGGTGTTGGAGCGCCACCCGGCCGAAGCGCTGCGGCTCTTTGTCTTCTCCACCCATTACCGCAACCCCTTGGACTACTCGGAGACCGCCCTGCAAGACGCCGAAGCCGCCCTGACTAGGATCTACAGCGCTTTGGCGGCGACAGCACAGTTGCCGGGCGCCGCCGGCGATCCCTCGCCGTCGGCATCGGTGGTCGGCGAGAAAGACCGGGACAAGCTGGCCAAGCTTGAGCAAAGCTTCCACCAGGCCATGGATATCGATTTCAACTCTGCCCTGGCCCTGGGACGGATCTTCGACGCCATCAAAATAATCAACAAGGTCCGCCAGGCCCTGCCCGCCAATCCGGCCCCGCAGGACCTGCAGCTGCTGCAACAGACAGCCGCCACCATCCGGGACCTGACCGCTGTTTTCGGCCTGGCCCAGGAAGAGCCGGTGTCCTGGCTGGAAAAACGCCAGCAGCGGCTGCTGGCTCAGCTCAGCATCAAGCCGGCGGAGATCGAGGCCCTGCTGGAACAGCGAGAGCAGGCACGCCGCGACAAAGACTGGGCGGAAGCCGACCGCATCCGCGACCAGTTGCTCCAGCAGCGGATTGTAATCAAGGATGGTCCGGATGGCACCAAATGGGAAGTATTACAGGAGCAGCAGAGTTGA
- a CDS encoding alpha/beta fold hydrolase, whose product MQRWLAMIFRVLAVMGLVALTTPALADMKPEAEGPEAMTIKEHRLEEPIFGGQAYLLEAGRGNSPTLLLVHGLGEQASGIWHDLLPELAVEYHVLAVDLPGFGRSDKLNALYSPQNYAAYLNWLAESFSSGPMLVVGHSMGGTVALRFAADWPQQVKRLVLANVAGVLHRKVITQELLEPDLQQRLPGLPAAPLSRLDNWLSGIIAGLPDLPLDINQVLNNDTLRARLLGGDPAKIAALAVAEENFNRDLRGLATPAFIIWGAEDHVTPLRTGLLLETLLPKAQLQVIPEAGHVPMREQPELFRSALQQALTAPTPAAKAKPWPGVAENTASQAERVGSCQDQHGLIFSGRYDRLIISGCRNVRLRRVEAASLTIRDSQVTIEQSRLTSTGIAMQVTNSAVKATGLRVEGETALVASGSRLDLAGVELVGHDTAALAEAPSLLLFSVSRSESSHGRYFLHGEHRLLPDAPL is encoded by the coding sequence ATGCAGCGATGGTTGGCGATGATCTTCAGGGTACTGGCGGTGATGGGGCTGGTTGCGCTCACCACTCCGGCCTTAGCCGATATGAAACCCGAGGCCGAGGGACCCGAGGCCATGACGATCAAGGAGCACCGGCTCGAAGAGCCGATTTTCGGCGGCCAGGCTTACCTGCTGGAGGCCGGCCGGGGTAACTCCCCAACCCTGCTGCTGGTGCACGGCCTGGGGGAGCAGGCCTCGGGCATCTGGCACGACCTGCTCCCGGAACTGGCGGTCGAGTACCACGTGCTGGCGGTTGACCTGCCCGGCTTTGGCCGCTCAGACAAGCTGAACGCCCTTTACTCGCCGCAGAACTACGCGGCTTACCTCAACTGGTTGGCGGAATCCTTCAGCAGCGGTCCCATGCTGGTGGTCGGGCATTCCATGGGCGGCACCGTGGCCCTGCGCTTTGCCGCCGACTGGCCGCAACAGGTTAAACGACTGGTGCTGGCGAATGTGGCCGGGGTGCTGCACCGAAAGGTGATTACCCAGGAACTGCTGGAGCCGGATTTACAGCAACGCCTGCCCGGCCTGCCCGCCGCCCCGCTGAGCCGGCTCGACAACTGGCTGAGCGGGATCATCGCCGGTTTACCGGACCTGCCCCTGGATATTAACCAGGTGCTCAACAACGACACCCTGCGGGCCAGGCTGCTTGGCGGCGACCCCGCCAAAATCGCCGCCCTGGCCGTGGCGGAGGAGAATTTCAACCGCGACCTGCGGGGGTTGGCAACCCCGGCCTTCATCATCTGGGGCGCCGAAGATCATGTTACCCCCCTGCGCACCGGCCTGCTGCTGGAAACCCTGCTGCCCAAGGCCCAACTGCAGGTTATTCCCGAGGCCGGCCACGTGCCCATGCGGGAACAGCCGGAGCTGTTCCGGAGCGCCCTGCAACAGGCCCTTACCGCCCCTACCCCGGCCGCCAAGGCAAAACCATGGCCCGGTGTTGCAGAAAACACCGCAAGCCAGGCCGAGCGGGTGGGCAGTTGCCAGGACCAGCATGGCCTGATCTTCAGCGGCCGCTATGATCGGCTGATCATCAGCGGCTGCCGCAATGTCCGGTTACGCCGGGTTGAGGCCGCATCGCTGACCATCCGGGATTCCCAGGTCACCATCGAGCAAAGCCGACTGACCAGCACCGGTATTGCCATGCAGGTAACCAATTCAGCGGTCAAGGCCACCGGTTTACGGGTGGAAGGCGAAACCGCCCTGGTGGCATCCGGCAGCCGCCTCGACCTGGCGGGGGTCGAACTGGTCGGGCATGATACCGCCGCGCTGGCTGAAGCACCTTCACTGCTGCTCTTCTCCGTCAGTCGCTCTGAAAGCAGCCATGGCCGCTATTTCCTCCACGGGGAACACCGGCTGCTGCCCGACGCCCCGCTGTAA
- a CDS encoding PD40 domain-containing protein, giving the protein MLPPRRRLLAFFSTGLLAVLALLCCPPPGEAFAPYPSHYRWYTLRTENFAIHYPRHLEVQARHTAQIAEQVHQELTGRFDWTPWGRTQVVLADHMDLSNALASSFPYNRVVLLLRPAAPGEELANYRDWLHLLFAHEYAHIVHLDQVRGPNRLVRGTFGRILSPWSFPNWFSPKWQVEGLATYEETRITGYGRTGGSYFTMIVRMAALAEQFPTLAQMQGFHASWPGGKNRYVFGAEFTDYIAGKHGEGGLYEQTQDYAGRLLPFRLNASFGQTIGERPGSLWREWKQTVAQQASALQQQVAEQGETRGQQLTRRGYRIGAPRFSNDGRWLAYTESGARAYPAVRLLNLADGKDRELTKALGTGGLSFSPDDRWLAFSRWERVRSYELYSDLYLYNLAKGETKRLTTGARLRDPDFHPRDHLLVAVREGEGTTALMLVNPDSGELQPLRPNETDPVIYGRPRWSPDGRSLAVVAWRQGRPGLEVIAADSGETASLLAVAGATLAWPVWSRDGDHLYFTYDRNGIHNIYRLQPASGDLEQVTNVVGGAFEPALCPQSGRLVFADYSARGYDLMLLEEYPAIAVPPPQPTAPALPQAAADPSESNRITAPVRHRPEEDHPAELSRRRYLAGSTLLPRAWLPAFAVDEEGSNYGLSVYAADPLQRHSLQGTALYGSASNRWAWAATYQNHWFFPVLELHASDFAAKHGYLWAPPADEEGYRSLPSYWERRRNLQASLLVPLLRLRWGLVGRLGVREQRLEALSGWPAAEEAPAQGRLRGTVVGLSFDNREQPGLAISPERGLLAALQWNHFTDSWGDFNIDELVLDTRVFTRVPFLRRHVLAWWLKGGLAEGDRLLQRRFQLGGFMPPEALLGESGGGFPLRGYPQAVQRGDRIVRTTLEYRFPLIYHEAGPSVFPLFLDRSHLTLFAEAGAAWDGSWESDNRIKSSVGTEYKLNLVLGHLLHLDMRLGLAQRLDSARPREDRTMLYLALGHQF; this is encoded by the coding sequence ATGCTGCCGCCCCGCCGACGCTTACTGGCCTTCTTCAGCACCGGCCTGCTCGCCGTGCTGGCTTTGCTGTGCTGCCCGCCGCCGGGGGAAGCCTTTGCCCCCTATCCTTCCCATTATCGCTGGTACACCCTGCGCACGGAAAATTTCGCCATTCACTACCCCCGCCACCTGGAAGTGCAGGCCCGGCATACGGCGCAAATTGCCGAGCAGGTGCACCAGGAACTTACCGGCCGTTTCGACTGGACGCCCTGGGGCCGCACCCAGGTGGTGCTTGCCGATCATATGGACTTGTCCAACGCCCTGGCCTCCTCCTTTCCCTACAACCGGGTGGTGCTGCTGCTGCGCCCCGCCGCCCCGGGGGAAGAGCTGGCCAATTATCGTGACTGGCTGCACCTGCTCTTTGCCCATGAGTATGCCCATATCGTCCACCTGGACCAGGTCCGGGGCCCCAACCGGCTGGTGCGCGGTACCTTTGGGCGCATTCTTTCGCCCTGGAGTTTTCCCAACTGGTTTTCCCCCAAGTGGCAGGTGGAAGGGCTGGCCACCTACGAGGAGACCAGGATCACCGGTTACGGCCGCACCGGCGGCAGCTACTTTACCATGATTGTCCGCATGGCGGCGCTGGCAGAGCAGTTCCCCACCCTGGCCCAGATGCAGGGTTTTCACGCCAGTTGGCCGGGGGGCAAAAACCGCTACGTCTTCGGGGCCGAGTTCACCGACTATATTGCCGGCAAGCATGGCGAGGGCGGACTTTACGAGCAGACCCAAGATTATGCCGGCCGCCTCCTGCCCTTCCGCCTCAACGCCTCTTTTGGGCAAACCATCGGCGAACGCCCCGGCTCTTTGTGGCGGGAATGGAAGCAAACGGTGGCGCAGCAGGCCTCCGCCCTGCAGCAGCAGGTAGCCGAGCAGGGCGAGACCAGGGGGCAACAACTTACCCGACGCGGTTACCGGATCGGCGCCCCCCGCTTTTCCAACGATGGCCGCTGGCTGGCCTACACCGAAAGCGGCGCCCGGGCCTACCCTGCCGTCCGCCTGCTGAACCTGGCCGACGGCAAGGATCGTGAGCTGACCAAGGCCCTGGGCACCGGCGGCCTGAGCTTTTCCCCCGATGATCGGTGGCTGGCCTTTTCCCGCTGGGAGCGGGTTCGCTCCTATGAACTGTACAGCGACCTTTACCTCTACAATCTGGCCAAAGGCGAAACTAAACGGCTGACCACCGGCGCCCGCCTGCGCGACCCGGATTTTCACCCCCGGGACCACCTGCTGGTCGCCGTCCGCGAGGGGGAAGGCACCACCGCCCTGATGCTGGTGAACCCGGACAGCGGCGAGTTGCAACCCTTGCGGCCCAACGAAACCGACCCGGTGATTTACGGCCGGCCCCGCTGGTCCCCCGACGGCCGCTCCCTGGCGGTGGTGGCCTGGCGCCAGGGCCGACCGGGCCTGGAAGTGATTGCCGCCGACAGCGGAGAAACGGCAAGCTTACTGGCAGTTGCCGGCGCCACCCTGGCCTGGCCGGTCTGGAGCCGGGATGGTGATCACCTCTACTTCACCTACGACCGCAACGGCATTCACAATATTTACCGCCTGCAACCGGCCTCCGGCGACCTTGAGCAGGTAACCAACGTGGTGGGCGGCGCCTTTGAACCGGCCCTATGCCCGCAAAGCGGCCGCCTGGTCTTTGCCGATTATTCGGCCAGGGGTTACGACCTGATGCTGCTGGAGGAGTACCCCGCGATTGCGGTACCCCCACCCCAGCCCACCGCCCCGGCCCTGCCGCAAGCGGCCGCGGACCCCAGCGAAAGCAACCGGATAACCGCGCCAGTTCGGCACCGGCCTGAAGAAGACCACCCGGCCGAACTTTCCCGCCGCCGCTACCTGGCCGGCTCCACCCTGTTGCCCCGGGCCTGGCTGCCCGCCTTTGCGGTGGACGAGGAAGGCAGCAATTACGGCTTGTCGGTGTACGCTGCCGACCCATTGCAACGCCATTCCCTGCAAGGCACGGCCCTGTACGGCTCGGCCAGCAACCGCTGGGCCTGGGCCGCCACTTACCAGAATCACTGGTTTTTCCCGGTACTGGAACTGCACGCCAGCGATTTCGCCGCCAAACACGGCTACCTGTGGGCCCCGCCAGCCGACGAGGAAGGCTACCGCTCGCTGCCCAGCTACTGGGAGCGGCGCCGCAACCTGCAGGCCTCGCTGCTGGTTCCCCTGTTGCGGCTCCGCTGGGGCCTGGTCGGCCGGCTCGGGGTGCGCGAACAGCGGCTGGAGGCTTTAAGCGGCTGGCCGGCGGCCGAAGAGGCCCCGGCCCAGGGCCGGCTCCGGGGCACGGTGGTGGGCCTCAGCTTCGACAACCGCGAGCAGCCGGGGCTGGCAATCTCGCCGGAAAGAGGCCTGCTGGCGGCCCTCCAGTGGAACCATTTCACCGACTCCTGGGGGGATTTCAACATTGACGAGCTGGTGCTGGATACCCGGGTCTTTACGCGCGTGCCTTTCCTGCGGCGCCACGTGCTGGCCTGGTGGCTCAAAGGAGGTTTGGCGGAAGGAGATCGGCTGCTGCAAAGGCGCTTTCAACTGGGCGGCTTCATGCCCCCCGAGGCGCTGCTGGGAGAGAGCGGCGGCGGTTTTCCCCTGCGCGGTTACCCCCAGGCGGTGCAACGCGGCGACCGCATCGTGCGCACCACCCTGGAATACCGCTTCCCGCTGATCTATCATGAAGCCGGACCGTCCGTTTTCCCCCTCTTTCTGGACCGCAGTCATCTTACCCTGTTCGCTGAGGCCGGCGCCGCCTGGGACGGCTCCTGGGAGAGCGACAACCGGATCAAATCTTCGGTGGGCACCGAATACAAACTGAACCTGGTGCTGGGGCACCTGCTTCATCTGGATATGCGGCTGGGGCTGGCCCAGCGGCTGGATTCCGCCCGCCCCCGGGAAGACCGGACCATGCTATATCTGGCCCTGGGCCACCAATTTTAA
- a CDS encoding YcaO-like family protein: MNKINRQLPTPAPITYGDCLKSYTYDQDKLCTPEETIAKLKRKLAEVKLDILNDIRRVDTGRLDIPVYFSVCGREAFEVIRNKKQLGKGCTPEQSQASACMELIERFSFFDFNQKPANFLRATYGELKDQGLPLLPLRYLLQSVHDEKTSEETLARLINDIPIRWTWATHLNRGEMVLIPYSWFYAINEFNGPSAGNSFEEAILQGLCEVVERHVSAVVTRRRLKAPSIDPESITDPVAKELLHKFTRHGIRVFLNDFTLDTGIPTVSAMAMDPSTFPATSEIVYTAGTTPEPNKALIRALTEVAQMSGDFHSQSNYEASGLPKPLSLEEMDYITHPGRTVKISDLPDLSDNNMKVEIDRCLAALSRLDMEVFVVNTMHQDLQIPAIYTIIPGADFRERSNSRNVGLFAAKLAHEQISPASAQIEQLMQMARIMPEAYFIEFFLGKKKAAMGLFQEANEHFQRSLSLNPEEEDFPYIYAYMGESLKDMGDYQQAIEVLRRGIEHDEERQDIHNMLGFCHYKLADYQSAVSHFARAIELEPGSAIDFANLGINLRKLGRHEEAAHNLKIAITMDPYLELARTHLDEMLEEKKQNTVGASIG, from the coding sequence ATGAACAAGATCAACCGGCAACTGCCTACTCCCGCCCCCATTACCTACGGGGATTGCCTGAAAAGCTACACCTACGACCAGGACAAGCTCTGCACCCCGGAGGAGACCATTGCCAAACTGAAACGGAAACTGGCTGAAGTTAAGCTTGATATCTTAAACGATATCCGCCGGGTTGATACCGGCCGGCTGGATATTCCGGTTTATTTCAGTGTCTGCGGCCGGGAAGCGTTTGAGGTTATCCGCAACAAAAAGCAACTGGGCAAAGGCTGCACCCCGGAACAGTCCCAGGCCAGCGCCTGCATGGAGCTGATCGAGCGTTTCAGCTTCTTTGATTTCAACCAGAAACCGGCCAACTTCCTGCGAGCCACCTACGGCGAGCTCAAGGATCAGGGGCTGCCGCTGCTGCCGCTTAGGTATTTGCTGCAGTCGGTCCACGATGAAAAGACCTCGGAAGAGACCCTGGCCCGGCTGATCAACGATATCCCCATCCGCTGGACCTGGGCCACCCACCTCAACCGGGGCGAGATGGTGCTGATCCCCTATTCCTGGTTTTACGCCATCAACGAATTCAACGGCCCTTCCGCCGGCAATTCCTTTGAAGAGGCCATTTTGCAAGGGCTCTGCGAGGTGGTGGAGCGCCACGTCTCGGCGGTGGTGACCCGCCGGCGCCTCAAGGCCCCCAGCATCGACCCCGAATCAATCACCGACCCGGTGGCCAAGGAGTTGCTGCACAAGTTCACCCGCCACGGCATCCGGGTATTTCTAAACGATTTCACCCTGGATACCGGCATTCCCACCGTATCCGCCATGGCCATGGACCCTTCCACCTTCCCCGCCACCAGCGAAATTGTTTACACCGCCGGCACCACCCCCGAACCCAACAAGGCTTTAATCCGGGCGCTCACCGAAGTGGCCCAGATGTCCGGCGATTTCCACAGCCAGTCCAACTACGAGGCCAGCGGGCTGCCCAAACCCCTGTCGCTGGAGGAGATGGATTACATCACTCACCCGGGCCGCACGGTAAAAATAAGCGACCTGCCCGACCTGAGCGACAACAATATGAAGGTGGAGATCGACCGCTGCCTGGCGGCCCTGAGCAGGCTGGATATGGAGGTCTTTGTGGTTAATACCATGCACCAGGATTTGCAGATCCCCGCCATCTACACCATCATCCCCGGCGCCGATTTCCGGGAACGCTCCAACAGCCGCAACGTCGGCCTGTTCGCCGCCAAGCTGGCCCACGAGCAGATCAGCCCTGCTTCGGCCCAGATCGAGCAACTAATGCAAATGGCCAGGATCATGCCCGAGGCCTACTTCATTGAATTTTTCCTGGGCAAGAAAAAGGCGGCCATGGGCCTGTTCCAGGAAGCCAATGAACATTTCCAGCGCTCGCTGAGCCTGAACCCGGAGGAAGAAGATTTTCCCTACATTTACGCCTATATGGGGGAGAGCCTGAAAGACATGGGCGATTACCAGCAGGCCATCGAAGTGCTGCGCCGGGGCATCGAGCACGACGAGGAGCGGCAGGACATCCACAACATGCTGGGTTTCTGCCACTACAAGCTGGCCGATTACCAGAGTGCGGTCAGCCATTTTGCCCGGGCCATCGAGCTGGAGCCGGGCTCGGCCATCGATTTCGCCAACCTGGGGATCAACCTGCGCAAACTTGGGCGCCACGAGGAGGCGGCGCACAATTTAAAAATCGCCATCACCATGGACCCCTACCTGGAACTGGCCCGCACCCACCTGGACGAAATGCTTGAGGAGAAGAAACAGAATACTGTTGGAGCATCCATCGGTTAA
- a CDS encoding protease complex subunit PrcB family protein, translating to MKSGFALLAAMLLLAWSLGGCIADDNDKNDNDDPGDPVASLLLTSGQTSGIDGERLTALRKQAAYNQLWQEHETAFVTPPAQPAVDFNQHMVVATFLGRRDTDGYRVEVVEVREREHSLMVTVRFTVPDDGCQVTEISTQPYRLITIPQTDKVVGFTTEVRESCP from the coding sequence ATGAAAAGTGGTTTTGCCTTACTGGCCGCGATGCTTTTGCTTGCCTGGAGCCTTGGCGGCTGTATCGCCGACGACAATGACAAGAACGACAACGATGACCCCGGCGATCCGGTGGCATCTTTGTTGTTGACCTCCGGCCAGACCAGCGGAATTGACGGCGAACGGCTGACGGCGCTACGAAAGCAGGCGGCCTACAACCAGTTGTGGCAGGAACATGAAACCGCCTTTGTCACTCCGCCGGCCCAGCCGGCGGTGGATTTCAACCAGCATATGGTGGTGGCAACCTTTCTTGGCCGGCGCGACACCGACGGCTACCGGGTGGAGGTGGTGGAGGTGCGGGAACGGGAGCACAGCCTGATGGTCACCGTACGCTTTACCGTGCCGGACGACGGTTGCCAGGTCACGGAAATCTCTACCCAGCCCTACCGGCTTATTACCATCCCCCAAACGGACAAGGTGGTGGGCTTTACCACCGAAGTAAGGGAGAGTTGCCCTTAA
- the serA gene encoding phosphoglycerate dehydrogenase — MKVLISDNLASVGETILREAGLEVDVRTGLSPEELRAIIADYDGLVIRSATKVTAEIIEAADNLKVVGRAGIGLDNVDVAAASQKGIVVMNAPDGNATTAAEHAVAMMMALTRNVPQATASMKEGKWEKKKFQGREVTGKTMGVVGIGRIGRIFAERAMGLRMKVIAFDPHMPKEQVEKLGAELVSLDELCRRADYISVHVPLTPETKHVLGAEQFALMKPEAMLIDCARGGVVEEKALYEALKNGTIRGAALDVFEVEPTTKENCPLLGLDNFICTPHLGASTAEAQENVAVAIAEQMSNYLLHGTVVNAVNVPSVSADVMAKVGPYVKLAEMIGALHMQIAKGGVEEVVVEFSGDLAQQTTTPITVALLKGLFTPILREAVNYVNAPLIAKERGIRVVESKTGQSDDFLNLMSVRVKTSEGENVLAGTVFGKKEPRLVRFNTFRLEALPEGPMLFVHNNDVPGVIGKLASTIGDAGVNIARMTVGREQDSGRNIILLNTDSLLDRELLKKVKALDNIHDAMVLDLP, encoded by the coding sequence ATGAAGGTATTAATCAGTGACAACCTCGCCTCGGTGGGCGAGACCATCCTGCGTGAGGCCGGGCTTGAAGTTGATGTACGCACCGGTCTGAGCCCCGAGGAACTGCGGGCCATTATTGCCGATTACGACGGCCTGGTGATTCGCAGCGCCACCAAAGTCACCGCCGAGATCATCGAGGCGGCGGACAACCTCAAGGTGGTGGGGCGGGCCGGTATCGGGCTGGATAATGTCGATGTGGCCGCCGCCAGCCAGAAGGGTATCGTGGTGATGAACGCCCCGGACGGCAACGCCACCACCGCCGCCGAGCACGCCGTGGCCATGATGATGGCCCTGACCCGCAATGTTCCCCAGGCCACCGCCTCGATGAAGGAAGGCAAGTGGGAGAAAAAGAAGTTCCAGGGTCGCGAGGTTACCGGCAAAACCATGGGCGTGGTGGGTATCGGCCGGATCGGCCGGATCTTTGCCGAGCGGGCCATGGGGTTGCGGATGAAGGTCATTGCCTTTGACCCCCACATGCCCAAGGAGCAGGTGGAAAAGCTCGGCGCCGAACTGGTTTCCCTGGATGAACTCTGCCGCCGGGCCGACTACATTTCGGTGCATGTGCCGCTGACCCCCGAGACCAAGCATGTGCTGGGGGCCGAGCAGTTTGCCCTGATGAAGCCCGAAGCGATGCTGATCGACTGTGCCCGGGGCGGGGTGGTGGAAGAGAAAGCGCTTTACGAGGCCCTGAAGAACGGCACCATTCGCGGCGCGGCCCTGGATGTCTTCGAGGTGGAACCCACCACCAAGGAAAATTGCCCCCTGCTGGGGCTGGACAACTTCATCTGCACCCCCCATCTGGGTGCTTCCACCGCCGAGGCCCAGGAAAACGTGGCCGTGGCCATCGCCGAGCAGATGAGCAATTACCTGCTGCATGGCACGGTGGTCAATGCGGTTAACGTACCCTCGGTGAGCGCCGACGTAATGGCCAAGGTTGGCCCCTACGTGAAACTGGCGGAGATGATCGGTGCATTGCACATGCAGATTGCCAAGGGCGGAGTGGAAGAAGTGGTGGTGGAGTTCAGCGGTGATTTGGCCCAGCAGACCACCACCCCCATCACCGTGGCCCTGCTCAAGGGGCTCTTTACCCCCATCCTGCGGGAGGCGGTCAACTATGTCAACGCCCCCCTGATTGCCAAAGAGCGCGGCATCCGGGTGGTGGAATCCAAAACCGGGCAGTCCGACGATTTCCTCAACCTGATGAGTGTGCGGGTTAAGACCAGCGAGGGTGAGAACGTACTGGCCGGCACCGTGTTCGGCAAAAAAGAGCCCCGTCTGGTGCGCTTCAACACCTTCCGCCTGGAGGCCTTGCCCGAAGGTCCCATGCTGTTTGTGCACAACAACGACGTGCCCGGCGTGATCGGCAAACTGGCCAGCACCATCGGTGATGCCGGGGTCAATATCGCCCGGATGACCGTGGGGCGGGAACAGGATTCGGGGCGCAACATCATTCTGCTGAACACCGATTCCCTGCTGGATCGTGAGTTGCTCAAAAAGGTCAAGGCCCTGGATAATATCCACGACGCCATGGTACTCGACCTGCCATAA